A part of Arthrobacter dokdonellae genomic DNA contains:
- a CDS encoding amino acid ABC transporter permease, whose product MNGTDPALKPRLRRRSTFEYVAWVVCSLIGLGILASVATNPNFHWDVIAQYFTEESILRGLMLTIFLTVASMVLGTLLGLGLAIMRSSKIKPVAATAGVYLTFFRGTPVLVQLIFWFNIAALYPNLTIGIPFTNIGTAVDVNALIGPITAALIGLTTNEAAYMAEIIRGGFQSVGKGQIEAADSLGMSAATKMRKVIIPQAMPSIIPATGNQVIGMFKETSLVSVLGVAELLQSAQLIYARTYETIPLLIVASLWYLLMTLLLSYPQSKLEKKYSHTTSRIPRKAKKVVLTEPEGIAR is encoded by the coding sequence ATGAACGGGACCGATCCGGCCCTCAAGCCCAGGCTCCGGCGCCGGAGCACCTTTGAGTACGTCGCCTGGGTTGTGTGCAGCCTGATCGGTCTGGGCATCCTGGCCTCGGTTGCGACCAATCCGAACTTCCACTGGGATGTGATTGCCCAGTACTTCACCGAGGAAAGCATCCTGCGCGGGCTGATGCTCACGATCTTCCTCACGGTCGCCAGCATGGTCCTGGGGACCCTCCTCGGGCTGGGGCTGGCTATCATGAGGTCCTCCAAGATCAAGCCCGTCGCCGCCACGGCCGGTGTCTACCTCACCTTCTTCCGTGGCACCCCGGTCCTGGTCCAGCTGATTTTCTGGTTCAACATCGCCGCGCTCTACCCGAATCTCACCATTGGCATCCCGTTCACGAACATCGGCACCGCCGTCGACGTCAATGCCTTGATCGGCCCCATCACGGCAGCCCTGATCGGCTTGACCACGAACGAAGCCGCCTACATGGCCGAAATCATCCGCGGCGGCTTCCAGTCCGTGGGCAAGGGCCAGATCGAGGCGGCCGACTCCCTGGGCATGAGCGCCGCCACGAAAATGCGCAAGGTCATCATCCCCCAGGCAATGCCCTCGATCATCCCGGCCACCGGCAACCAGGTCATCGGCATGTTCAAGGAAACCTCCCTCGTCAGTGTGCTGGGCGTCGCGGAACTGCTCCAAAGCGCGCAGCTGATCTACGCCCGCACCTACGAAACCATCCCGCTGCTCATCGTCGCCAGCCTCTGGTACCTCCTGATGACCTTGCTGCTGAGCTACCCGCAATCCAAACTCGAGAAAAAATACTCCCACACAACCTCCCGAATTCCCCGAAAGGCGAAAAAAGTTGTGCTGACCGAACCGGAAGGGATCGCACGATGA